TCTATCTTAGCCATTATGTTATTCAGGAAGTTCAGGGATTTAATCTGAGGGTTAAGTGCCTCCTTTAGGTTTCTCCTTGTCTTTGGGATTATTATCCTGATGCCTTTTTCATAGAATGCCTTTGGGTATTCCCTGAAAGGCTCTGCGATTATAACGAGGGTTGGTGTTGGGCATAGCTCGGGGTCAAGGCCTAAGGCTCCATGCCCCCTCGAGACAGTCAGCCTGACATAGGCATCCGTAAGGTTATTTGCAGAAAGGGTCTCATAAATCTTATTCTTCAGAGAGTCTGAATCATCCGGGATTGTAATGCCTATCGTATCTCCTGAGCGATAAAGCCTCCTTATATGCTCATCCAACATGAAGACCACTCTGTCATAGACCCTCATTGTCTCATAAATGCCGTCTCCATAGAGAAACCCATGGTCAAAAACAGACACCACTGCCTCATGCCTTGGCACAACCTTATCGTTCAGATACACATACATGAATAAATTATATCATTAAACCATTTTACTGTCCCGCCAAAATGATAATGTCCTAAATAAAAATCGTTGCCATCTCCCTTTTTTATATGTT
This sequence is a window from Nitrospirota bacterium. Protein-coding genes within it:
- the pabC gene encoding aminodeoxychorismate lyase, producing the protein MYVYLNDKVVPRHEAVVSVFDHGFLYGDGIYETMRVYDRVVFMLDEHIRRLYRSGDTIGITIPDDSDSLKNKIYETLSANNLTDAYVRLTVSRGHGALGLDPELCPTPTLVIIAEPFREYPKAFYEKGIRIIIPKTRRNLKEALNPQIKSLNFLNNIMAKIEAIKNNAYEALMLNKDGMLAEGTISNVFFLKNGILCTPSVECGILDGITRGIVIELALKEAIRIKEGEFPKEELYSSDEVFLTNSTMEVMPVSEVNEKKYSVGEITKLLHKAYRQEVWAYVKNIKSKGPSLWGYND